The window CAGGCTCTTTAATCCGAAAGAATTACAGAAGATTACGAATTTATAAAAATTATGAAAATACCCGTTTACAGTTCCACTATAAGACGCTCCGAAATGGATGCTGTTCTTACATGTATGGTTGAGGAAAAAATAGGCCCCGGTGAGATGAACCAAAAGCTTATCAAGCAGGTTTGCGAGACCTTTCAAACGGCAGGAGCCGCCGCATTTAGAAGCCCGGCCATAGCTTTAAATTATGCTTTAAAGGCCTTAAACCTTGAAAACGAAGCATTGGTTATTATCTCAAGCCTTGCACCATCTTGGCAATATGTAGAATTAAACCGCCAAGGGTATAAGCCGATTGTGCTTGATGTAGAAGCCGATTCCGTTTTTCCTTCCTTCGAGAGCATTGAAAATGCGGTTCAAGCAGGCGGAAGAGTTCTTGTCCTACATGAAACCTTGGGCTTTTTACCCGATATGGAAAAGATATTAAGCTTAAACATTCCCGTAATAGAAGATATTTCTCAAAGTGCAGGAGCTGCCTATAAGGAAAAATATGCCGGCAGTATGGGAGTCTTTTCGATTTTGGGACTGGAAGAAAAGGATATTCTAACAGGTGGAGGAGGTGCCGTATTACTTGCTCCCGAAAGGCGGAATGCAATAGTTTTAAAAAAACTTTATGACGAATCCCCTCTTACAGACCAATTGCCCGACATAAATGCTTCCTTGGCCTTTGTGCAGTTGAAGCAGATGGCAAAAAACATGGAGCAGCGCAAGGAAATGCACGAGTCCTATATCCGCTCTTTAATGCAGGGAAAACATAAAACGATAGCTCAAAAAGAAGACACGGTAAATCCGGTTTATTCTTTTCCGGTTATTTTAAATTCCGGAGTTTCTGATGTGCAAAAATATGCGGCAAAAAAGGATATAGACATAGAGCTTGCTTTTAAAAATTCTACCGTCGAATACTTAAAAGAAAATCAAGAAAGTTTTATAAATGCATCTTCTCTTTTATTAAGATGTGTTCTTTTTCCTCTTTATCCGCGATTGGGTGCAAAAAAATCGTCCGAGATTGCAAGAGTTTTAGCTACCCTGCCCTAATTTCTTTTATAAAATTAGGCCGAGCTTTTAAGGAGGAATTTTGAAAAAAGTCCTTATAGTTTTAAGTATCGAAAAACCCAATGCAAAAAAGATTTGTAAAGAAATTGAAGCTTTTTTATCGGCAAAGGGAATCGATTCCTTTGTATATAAATATGACGGCATCTCCCATTCTCCCGAATTAAACGAAGACTATGACCTTGCAATAAGCCTTGGCGGAGACGGTACGGTTTTATTTACTGCCCGTTATAGTGCTCCTCGGCATATTCCCGTTTTTCCGATAAATTTAGGGAGGTTCGGTTTTATAGCAAATATCGAACCCAAGGAATGGGAAGGAGAACTTTTACACCTCTTAAACGGAAAACAAGCCTTACATAAAAGGATGCTCCTTTCAGCTTCGATAAATCGGAAAAATAAAGAAATTGTAAAATATGAGGCCTTAA of the Treponema denticola ATCC 35405 genome contains:
- a CDS encoding DegT/DnrJ/EryC1/StrS family aminotransferase, with the protein product MKIPVYSSTIRRSEMDAVLTCMVEEKIGPGEMNQKLIKQVCETFQTAGAAAFRSPAIALNYALKALNLENEALVIISSLAPSWQYVELNRQGYKPIVLDVEADSVFPSFESIENAVQAGGRVLVLHETLGFLPDMEKILSLNIPVIEDISQSAGAAYKEKYAGSMGVFSILGLEEKDILTGGGGAVLLAPERRNAIVLKKLYDESPLTDQLPDINASLAFVQLKQMAKNMEQRKEMHESYIRSLMQGKHKTIAQKEDTVNPVYSFPVILNSGVSDVQKYAAKKDIDIELAFKNSTVEYLKENQESFINASSLLLRCVLFPLYPRLGAKKSSEIARVLATLP